Proteins from one Capricornis sumatraensis isolate serow.1 chromosome 2, serow.2, whole genome shotgun sequence genomic window:
- the RNASE2 gene encoding non-secretory ribonuclease — translation MVPIQQDSRLCLILLLGLLGMVISLHAPPGTLTRAQWFEIQHINMAHPQCNAAMRVVNRYRMVCKDKNTFLHKTFAYVAGICNTPNVNCSKQGKMNCHNSSVQVPITYCNRTRNALNYTNCSYQQTSAQKIFIIACENRSSRDSPRYPVVPVHLDKII, via the coding sequence ATGGTCCCAATACAGCAGGATTCTCGGCTTTGTCTCATTTTGCTGCTGGGGCTCTTGGGAATGGTGATCTCACTCCATGCCCCACCTGGTACTTTAACCCGGGCTCAGTGGTTTGAGATTCAGCACATAAATATGGCCCACCCTCAATGCAATGCTGCAATGCGAGTGGTTAACCGTTACAGAATGGTATGTAAAGATAAAAATACTTTTCTCCACAAAACGTTTGCTTATGTAGCTGGTATTTGTAACACCCCAAATGTAAACTGCTCTAAACAAGGCAAGATGAACTGTCATAATAGCTCAGTCCAAGTGCCTATAACCTACTGCAACCGCACAAGAAATGCATTGAACTACACCAACTGCAGTTACCAACAGACATCAGCACAGAAGATCTTCATCATCGCCTGTGAGAACAGATCATCCCGGGACAGTCCCAGGTATCCTGTGGTTCCAGTTCACTTGGATAAGATCATCTAG